From the Candidatus Zixiibacteriota bacterium genome, one window contains:
- a CDS encoding Ig-like domain-containing protein — protein sequence MQPLSYTPDVDLKVHEENAIRLICKAFQSHENGLPEWLKNSADAYAREPAPEAKRVIVVIFNFGRRDPSPSISCLDFSGMSCDMIEKDFRVWADPESARRSGPKGNIQGGHGNGGKCYMTQMFEHYAVIQSVKENRRNCYGVTAGSVRFGYVPDRETGRNITIASLPAELDLVLSPLGCSLRTLPKPALDALGLADGFTLIRGVAPKGYEGRIPTEQLIETLRNHPQMIRTLQLCKVFAVVNGVVVEGGRPLSLPDIPPLPGAEAPRVIAIPEMLKEELSGTRVSTTSGGQLHQGRLVLRTSEKSMRWSKKGRHSIIYEAQSGFIGYVSVPELDIQSSYRDHIYGECVLEALESFKQNDRARLADSPLSRAVERFVSEQIQAYAKEFEARDRRRYDQEEKSALSKMNEALDRWKNRLLNELLRGHWGPGDGGPPPPPPPLPSGAPARIEVSLSHQMAGLGVALRPTIRFFDRNGVRIRPVPFRWVSDDTNVAMVDEDLMIINTFSYGATSIYAEILNSRLCSNKVPLEVVRIIGVQIVPEAVEIPAGSRQKLEAVCRLANGQETSSVHLVWTENNPNVARVSSSGLVYGFATGETEVVAGDDSCTALNPAVVRVIPGRGKGPGDQQGEGYPTVKISEVDPDPDTAEPVVFSHDDPPVWQRPQDVDRNIWWINSAAPFARMYLDQGRGYGYDSREWRIYHLERYIDIMIQIALTQSPTEKESLSVEDWILRWGEQASEIQATAASALVDFIATGALPGE from the coding sequence ATGCAACCCCTCTCTTACACTCCGGATGTGGACCTGAAGGTTCATGAAGAGAACGCGATCAGGCTCATCTGCAAGGCGTTCCAGTCCCATGAAAACGGCCTGCCCGAGTGGCTCAAGAACTCCGCCGATGCCTACGCACGCGAGCCTGCCCCGGAAGCCAAACGTGTCATTGTTGTCATCTTCAACTTCGGTCGAAGAGACCCATCGCCCTCAATTTCCTGTTTGGATTTCTCCGGGATGAGCTGTGACATGATCGAGAAGGACTTCAGAGTCTGGGCGGACCCGGAATCCGCACGACGCAGTGGACCGAAGGGTAACATCCAAGGCGGACATGGGAACGGCGGTAAGTGCTACATGACACAGATGTTCGAACACTATGCTGTGATCCAGAGTGTAAAGGAGAACCGACGCAACTGCTATGGTGTTACCGCAGGTTCTGTTAGATTCGGATACGTCCCCGACCGCGAGACCGGTCGCAACATAACGATCGCGAGTCTGCCCGCGGAGCTTGATTTGGTCCTTTCTCCGCTGGGCTGCTCCCTGAGGACTCTCCCCAAACCAGCGCTAGACGCGCTGGGGCTGGCGGACGGCTTCACTCTCATCCGTGGAGTGGCACCGAAGGGATATGAAGGCCGGATTCCGACTGAACAGCTCATTGAGACTCTGCGAAATCACCCACAGATGATAAGGACTCTTCAGCTGTGCAAGGTATTCGCTGTCGTGAATGGAGTAGTGGTCGAAGGTGGCCGGCCGCTATCCTTGCCGGATATTCCGCCGCTCCCCGGCGCAGAGGCACCCCGCGTGATAGCCATCCCCGAGATGCTCAAGGAGGAATTGTCTGGAACGCGAGTCTCCACGACTAGCGGCGGTCAGCTCCATCAAGGCAGACTGGTCCTTCGCACGTCAGAAAAGAGCATGCGCTGGAGTAAGAAAGGGAGACACTCGATTATCTACGAGGCGCAGTCGGGGTTCATCGGGTACGTGAGTGTCCCGGAGCTGGACATCCAGTCGTCCTACCGGGATCATATCTATGGCGAGTGCGTGCTCGAGGCGCTGGAGTCCTTTAAGCAGAATGATCGTGCACGGCTGGCCGACAGCCCCCTCAGCCGCGCCGTTGAGCGGTTCGTCTCTGAGCAAATACAAGCGTACGCGAAGGAATTCGAAGCGCGGGATCGAAGGCGTTACGATCAGGAGGAGAAATCGGCGCTCAGCAAGATGAATGAGGCTCTGGACCGCTGGAAGAATCGACTCCTCAATGAACTGCTAAGAGGACATTGGGGACCAGGAGACGGAGGGCCTCCCCCGCCTCCACCACCGCTCCCATCCGGAGCACCGGCCAGGATTGAGGTCAGCCTATCCCATCAGATGGCTGGCCTTGGTGTGGCGCTGAGGCCCACGATACGGTTCTTTGACAGAAACGGCGTGCGAATCCGACCCGTTCCATTCAGATGGGTGAGCGATGACACGAATGTGGCAATGGTCGATGAGGATCTGATGATCATTAACACATTCTCATATGGCGCGACCTCGATCTACGCCGAGATACTGAATAGCCGTTTGTGCTCCAACAAGGTCCCGCTGGAGGTAGTGCGCATCATCGGAGTACAGATTGTGCCCGAAGCCGTTGAAATCCCGGCAGGCAGCCGCCAGAAACTGGAGGCGGTTTGTCGGCTCGCGAACGGGCAGGAGACATCGTCGGTCCATTTGGTATGGACAGAGAATAACCCCAATGTGGCACGGGTCAGTTCATCAGGCCTCGTTTACGGTTTCGCCACGGGGGAAACCGAAGTGGTCGCGGGGGACGATTCGTGCACGGCCCTGAATCCCGCAGTCGTTCGCGTTATCCCTGGACGGGGGAAGGGACCGGGCGACCAACAAGGGGAGGGCTATCCCACGGTCAAGATCTCCGAGGTTGATCCCGATCCCGACACAGCCGAGCCTGTCGTCTTTAGTCACGATGACCCGCCCGTTTGGCAGAGACCGCAAGATGTCGATCGGAATATCTGGTGGATAAACAGTGCTGCACCCTTTGCCCGAATGTACTTGGACCAAGGTCGGGGCTACGGGTATGACTCACGGGAGTGGCGTATTTATCACTTGGAACGGTACATCGACATTATGATTCAAATCGCCCTGACGCAGAGCCCCACTGAGAAGGAGTCGCTTTCCGTTGAAGACTGGATCCTTAGGTGGGGAGAACAAGCGTCGGAAATCCAAGCCACTGCAGCGTCCGCCTTAGTGGACTTCATCGCTACCGGAGCACTTCCCGGAGAATAG
- the lpdA gene encoding dihydrolipoyl dehydrogenase: MMEYDICVIGAGPGGYVAAIRAAQLGQKTAVIERAKAGGICTSWGCIPSKTLLHAAGLVTSAKHAREFGIDFGEPKIDLAKLRGKKDRVVDRLVKGVEFLLKKNGVEWLQGEARFVGPQELVVTHPDGKSNTIRAKKVIIATGARPIELPHLKPDGKTIITYVEALEIDGPPKDFVVIGGGAIGLEMAEVYATFGSKVTVVEMMPTLLPGFDADLCKAAADNLRKSGANVITGAKVSAASQGKDGRWTLTVEKADGAKGDPLVPDKVLVAVGLKPNSDGLVLEAAGVKTDPRGYIIVDEQMRTNVPNIFAIGDVVGKKLLAHKASREAHVAAEVAAGHHATMDYRAVPGTVFLHPEIATVGLSEEAARQAGHEVAIGRFPFAALGRAVATGAMEGLVKIVVDKATDQILGVHIVAPTAGDMIGEAALALEFEATAEDWASVIHVHPTFSEALMESAAAARGEAVHIAQ, from the coding sequence ATGATGGAATACGATATCTGTGTGATCGGGGCGGGGCCGGGGGGATATGTCGCCGCCATCCGCGCCGCCCAACTGGGTCAGAAAACCGCGGTGATCGAACGCGCCAAGGCGGGGGGCATCTGCACGTCGTGGGGGTGCATCCCCTCCAAGACGCTCCTGCACGCCGCCGGACTTGTGACCAGCGCCAAACACGCCAGGGAATTCGGCATCGACTTCGGCGAACCGAAAATCGATCTGGCCAAGCTGCGCGGCAAGAAGGACCGCGTGGTCGACCGTCTGGTCAAAGGCGTCGAGTTCCTGCTCAAGAAGAACGGCGTGGAGTGGTTGCAAGGCGAGGCGCGATTCGTGGGGCCGCAGGAGCTGGTGGTCACCCATCCAGACGGGAAGTCCAATACCATCCGGGCGAAGAAGGTCATTATTGCCACCGGGGCGCGGCCGATTGAGCTGCCGCATCTGAAGCCGGATGGGAAGACGATCATCACCTATGTCGAGGCGCTGGAGATCGACGGGCCGCCGAAGGACTTTGTGGTGATCGGCGGCGGCGCCATCGGCTTGGAGATGGCGGAGGTGTATGCCACCTTCGGGTCGAAGGTCACGGTCGTGGAGATGATGCCGACATTGCTGCCCGGTTTCGACGCCGACCTCTGCAAGGCGGCGGCGGACAATCTGCGCAAATCGGGCGCGAATGTGATCACCGGCGCCAAGGTGTCAGCCGCATCGCAGGGCAAGGATGGACGTTGGACGCTCACGGTCGAGAAGGCCGATGGCGCCAAGGGCGATCCGCTCGTGCCCGACAAGGTGCTGGTCGCAGTCGGTCTGAAGCCGAATTCCGATGGCCTGGTCCTCGAGGCGGCGGGGGTCAAGACCGATCCGCGCGGCTACATCATCGTCGACGAGCAGATGCGGACAAACGTCCCGAACATCTTCGCCATCGGCGATGTGGTCGGCAAGAAACTGTTGGCGCACAAGGCATCGCGTGAGGCGCATGTCGCCGCCGAAGTGGCCGCCGGGCATCATGCGACAATGGACTATCGCGCCGTCCCCGGCACGGTCTTCCTGCATCCGGAAATCGCCACGGTCGGTCTGTCCGAGGAGGCTGCCAGACAGGCCGGGCATGAAGTCGCCATCGGCCGATTCCCCTTCGCCGCGCTGGGACGCGCGGTGGCCACCGGCGCAATGGAGGGCTTGGTGAAGATAGTGGTCGACAAGGCCACCGATCAGATTCTCGGCGTGCACATCGTCGCCCCGACCGCAGGCGACATGATCGGCGAGGCGGCGCTGGCCCTTGAGTTTGAGGCCACCGCCGAGGATTGGGCCTCGGTCATCCACGTGCACCCGACCTTCTCCGAGGCCCTGATGGAATCCGCCGCCGCCGCCCGCGGCGAGGCGGTGCATATTGCGCAGTGA
- a CDS encoding site-specific DNA-methyltransferase has protein sequence MEPIYRTKLGKAYCTDCLTFLQGMPRNSVDLVITSPPFALRRKKSYGNVSAENYCEWFLPIAQEIFRVLKRTGSFVLDIGGSWNKGEATRTLYHFDLLLRLCAPQGPFRLAQEFFWYNPAKMPAPAQWVNIERTRVKDAVNPIWWMSKTTTPKASNRRVLKPYSKSMEDLLSRGYNEGPRPSGHVVSGKWGRRQNGAIPSNLIVAANTKSHDPYITACKEFGLEVHPARFVRAVPDFFVRFLTLPGDLVLDPFAGSNVVGEVAESLGRGWLSVEVREEYVAGSAFRFNGTRALPHTRPRRTRFTRS, from the coding sequence ATGGAACCAATCTACCGCACGAAGCTCGGGAAGGCATATTGTACAGACTGCCTCACCTTCCTGCAAGGGATGCCTCGCAATTCGGTCGATCTGGTGATTACTTCGCCTCCGTTTGCGTTACGACGGAAGAAATCGTATGGAAACGTCTCTGCTGAGAATTACTGCGAGTGGTTTCTGCCGATTGCCCAAGAGATCTTCCGCGTACTCAAGAGGACCGGGAGCTTCGTGCTGGACATCGGCGGGTCCTGGAATAAGGGCGAAGCGACTCGCACCTTGTACCATTTTGATTTGTTGCTCCGACTCTGCGCTCCCCAGGGACCGTTTCGACTGGCTCAAGAGTTTTTCTGGTATAATCCAGCAAAAATGCCCGCGCCAGCTCAGTGGGTGAACATCGAGAGAACCAGAGTGAAGGACGCGGTGAACCCGATCTGGTGGATGTCGAAGACAACGACTCCCAAAGCCTCCAACCGCCGAGTACTGAAGCCGTACTCGAAGAGCATGGAGGACCTGTTGTCGAGGGGTTATAACGAGGGGCCAAGGCCGTCTGGACACGTAGTTTCTGGGAAATGGGGAAGGCGCCAGAATGGGGCGATCCCTTCAAACCTGATCGTCGCTGCGAATACAAAGAGTCATGATCCATACATTACTGCCTGCAAGGAGTTTGGTCTGGAAGTGCACCCGGCACGGTTTGTCAGAGCGGTCCCCGATTTCTTTGTGAGATTCCTTACCCTTCCGGGGGACCTGGTGCTCGATCCCTTCGCCGGAAGTAACGTCGTGGGCGAAGTCGCCGAATCTCTGGGGCGTGGGTGGTTGAGCGTTGAGGTCCGGGAGGAGTACGTCGCTGGATCTGCGTTTCGTTTCAACGGCACTCGCGCATTGCCACACACTCGCCCGCGTCGTACCCGGTTCACACGCTCGTGA
- a CDS encoding MFS transporter — translation MPRSPTLPDPAQSQKRTVLLVATLAAFVTPFMGSSINVALPSIGKEFALDAITLSWVSTSYLLTAAMFLVPFGKLADIHGRRRVFTYGVATYSLASLLSALARSDAMLIGARIVQGIGGAMLFGTGMAIVTSVFPVGERGKALGINVAAVYLGLSLGPFAGGILTQHLGWRSIFWVNTLLGAVLVVLTMWGLKGEWAEAKGEKLDWTGSVIYGLTLVAIMYGLSLLPLWSGAVFIVVGVLAAVAFVWWELRARHPVLNMSLFRGNIVFGFSNLAALINYSATFAVGFFLSLYLQYIKGYTPESAGTILVSQPIVMAILSPYAGRLSDRVESRIVASAGMAITVVGLVLLVFLGPQTPVPYIVTALMVLGLGFALFSSPNSNAVMSAVEKRYYGVASATLGTMRLVGQMLSMGVAMLIFSIFVGKVEITPEYYGPFLHSIKVAYGVFAAWCFVGVFVSLARGNVRGTPNASGARFDLAHRKQGS, via the coding sequence ATGCCTCGGTCTCCCACACTGCCTGATCCGGCTCAATCGCAGAAACGCACCGTCCTCCTCGTCGCCACGCTGGCGGCGTTTGTGACGCCGTTCATGGGGTCGTCGATCAATGTGGCGCTGCCGTCGATTGGGAAGGAGTTCGCGCTCGATGCCATCACGCTCAGTTGGGTGTCGACGTCGTATTTGTTGACCGCGGCGATGTTCCTGGTGCCGTTCGGCAAGCTGGCGGACATCCATGGGCGGCGGCGGGTCTTCACTTACGGCGTCGCCACATATTCGCTGGCATCGCTGCTGTCGGCGTTGGCCCGATCGGATGCAATGCTGATCGGCGCGCGCATCGTGCAGGGAATCGGCGGCGCGATGCTCTTCGGGACCGGCATGGCGATTGTGACCTCGGTCTTCCCGGTCGGCGAACGCGGCAAGGCGCTGGGGATCAATGTCGCGGCCGTCTACCTGGGATTGTCATTGGGTCCGTTCGCCGGCGGCATCCTCACACAGCATCTCGGCTGGCGCAGCATCTTCTGGGTCAACACGCTCCTCGGAGCGGTGCTCGTCGTCCTCACGATGTGGGGACTCAAAGGCGAATGGGCCGAAGCCAAAGGCGAGAAGCTCGACTGGACCGGGTCGGTGATCTATGGCCTGACGTTGGTGGCGATCATGTATGGCCTGTCGCTCCTCCCGCTGTGGAGCGGGGCGGTCTTCATCGTCGTCGGCGTGCTGGCGGCGGTCGCCTTCGTATGGTGGGAGCTGCGCGCGAGACATCCGGTCCTGAACATGTCGCTGTTTCGCGGCAACATCGTCTTCGGCTTTTCCAATCTGGCGGCGCTGATCAACTACAGCGCGACTTTTGCCGTCGGCTTCTTCCTGAGTCTCTATCTGCAATACATCAAGGGGTACACGCCCGAAAGCGCCGGAACGATTCTGGTCTCGCAGCCGATCGTGATGGCGATCCTCTCCCCTTATGCCGGACGGCTGTCCGACCGCGTGGAGTCGCGCATCGTCGCCTCAGCCGGGATGGCGATCACAGTCGTGGGGCTCGTGCTCTTGGTCTTCCTCGGTCCGCAGACGCCAGTGCCGTACATCGTGACCGCGTTGATGGTTCTGGGGCTCGGCTTTGCCCTCTTCTCATCGCCCAACTCCAATGCCGTCATGAGCGCGGTGGAGAAGCGCTACTACGGCGTCGCGTCTGCGACATTGGGGACAATGCGTCTGGTGGGCCAGATGCTCAGCATGGGCGTCGCCATGCTGATCTTCTCGATCTTCGTGGGCAAGGTGGAGATCACCCCCGAGTACTACGGTCCCTTCCTGCACAGCATCAAGGTCGCCTATGGCGTTTTCGCGGCGTGGTGTTTCGTCGGGGTCTTCGTTTCGCTGGCGCGGGGGAACGTGCGGGGGACGCCCAACGCGTCAGGAGCGCGGTTCGACCTTGCTCACCGCAAGCAGGGCTCCTGA